From one Gossypium hirsutum isolate 1008001.06 chromosome D08, Gossypium_hirsutum_v2.1, whole genome shotgun sequence genomic stretch:
- the LOC121220180 gene encoding F-box protein CPR1, producing MATLSHDLAIEILRGLSVKDLLRFQCVSKLWCSSINDSHFIKLHLSDSLKTITNHSLILRKSGYDFVSVNVYDSPKTTQRLNHPLGEQKKLHKILGSCNGLLALIDDDNRIFLWNPSTRKSQVLPSTEIDFSSASSFFPRSTYYGFGYDPISDDYKLVRMVQLHGNNKGYLHSEAKVYSLRSNCWRRIKDFCFYLILHRKFGILANNALHWMVFKTPQSWKQNLVGFDLGTEEFRFLELPDLCLDKLFCYDIKAMGGYNCLTATFRDSNDVVAEVWIMKEYGVKESWVKLISWNQPHLLSCFPSVVVVPLAFSKNGDKVLFSSDVHTFVWYDLGSKKVEKVGIRDVPIIHDVDLYVQSLVPLNSNALMINNEMPPQG from the exons ATGGCGACCCTCTCGCATGATTTGGCCATTGAAATACTACGTGGTTTAAGTGTAAAAGATCTTCTACGCTTCCAGTGCGTTTCAAAGCTCTGGTGCTCTTCTATCAACGATTCACATTTCATCAAACTCCACCTCTCCGATTCACTCAAAACCATTACCAATCACTCCCTTATTCTTCGTAAATCCGGGTACGACTTCGTCTCCGTCAACGTCTACGACTCACCCAAAACAACCCAAAGACTCAACCACCCACTCGGTGAACAAAAAAAACTCCATAAAATATTGGGTTCTTGCAATGGTTTGCTGGCTCTAATAGACGACGACAATAGAATATTTCTATGGAACCCTTCAACGAGAAAATCCCAGGTATTACCTTCCACTGAAATAGACTTTTCATCTGCATCGAGTTTCTTTCCCCGTTCAACTTATTATGGATTTGGGTACGATCCCATTTCTGATGACTACAAATTGGTTCGAATGGTCCAATTACACGGAAACAATAAAGGCTATCTTCACTCGGAAGCTAAGGTTTACAGCTTGAGGAGCAATTGTTGGAGAAGGATTAAGGATTTCTGCTTTTATCTTATATTACATCGAAAATTTGGAATTTTGGCTAACAACGCTTTACATTGGATGGTTTTTAAAACTCCCCAATCATGGAAACAAAACCTTGTTGGTTTTGATCTCGGGACCGAGGAATTCCGTTTCCTTGAATTGCCGGATTTGTGTTTAGATAAGCTTTTTTGTTACGACATAAAAGCCATGGGAGGTTACAATTGTTTGACTGCAACTTTTAGGGATTCCAATGATGTTGTGGCTGAGGTATGGATAATGAAGGAATATGGGGTTAAAGAATCCTGGGTTAAATTGATATCATGGAACCAACCCCACCTCCTTTCATGTTTTCCATCTGTAGTAGTAGTACCTTTGGCTTTTTCAAAAAATGGTGACAAAGTTTTATTCAGCAGTGATGTACACACGTTTGTGTGGTATGATTTGGGAAGCAAAAAGGTTGAGAAGGTTGGGATTAGAGATGTCCCAATTATCCATGATGTGGACTTGTATGTTCAGAGCCTTGTCCCTCTTAATAGTAATGCTCTAATGATCAACAATGAGATGCCCCCACAG GGATGA
- the LOC121220058 gene encoding F-box protein CPR1-like: MSFKCKRSSTLQVRIKALYEYHFFSVNYDSGETIQRLNHPLGEQKKAIKILGSCNGLLALIDDNDRIFLWNPSTRKSQVLPSTEIEISSLSICFDRSTFYGFGYDPISDDYKLVRMVQLHGNNKGYLHSEAKVYSLRSNCWRRIKDFCFYLIFAREFGFLANDALHWMVFKPPKSGKQNLVGFDLRTEEFRFLELPEFCLDKLFCYDIKAMGGFICLTATYRELDTVVVDVWIMKEYGVKASWIKLISWNEPHFIPRFPSLVVPLAFSKNGDKVLFNISYKCRNFGKWYNLRDKFVWYDLLGERVEKVEIRGIPTSFDVHFYVESLVPINGNAVMINNEMP, encoded by the exons ATGTCGTTTAAGTGTAAAAGATCTTCTACGCTTCAAGTGCGCATCAAAGCACTG TATGAGTACCACTTCTTCTCCGTCAACTACGACTCAGGGGAAACAATCCAAAGACTCAACCACCCACTCGGTGAACAAAAAAAAGCCATTAAAATATTGGGTTCTTGCAATGGTTTGCTGGCTCTAATAGACGACAACGATAGAATATTTCTATGGAACCCTTCAACGAGAAAATCCCAGGTATTACCTTCCACTGAAATAGAGATTTCATCTCTATCAATTTGCTTTGACCGTTCAACTTTTTACGGATTTGGGTACGATCCCATTTCTGATGACTACAAATTGGTTCGAATGGTCCAATTACACGGAAACAATAAAGGCTATCTTCACTCGGAAGCTAAGGTTTACAGCTTGAGGAGCAATTGTTGGAGAAGGATTAAGGATTTCTGCTTTTATCTTATATTTGCTCGAGAATTTGGATTTTTGGCTAACGACGCTTTACATTGGATGGTTTTTAAACCTCCCAAATCGGGGAAACAGAACCTTGTTGGTTTCGATCTCAGAACCGAGGAATTCCGTTTCCTTGAATTGCCGGAATTTTGTTTAGATAAGCTTTTTTGTTATGACATAAAAGCCATGGGAGGTTTCATTTGTTTGACTGCAACTTATAGGGAACTCGATACTGTTGTGGTTGATGTATGGATAATGAAGGAATATGGGGTTAAAGCATCTTGGATTAAATTGATATCATGGAACGAACCCCACTTCATTCCACGTTTTCCATCTCTAGTAGTACCTTTGGCTTTTTCAAAAAATGGTGACAAAGTTCTATTCAACATTTCTTACAAGTGCAGAAATTTTGGCAAATGGTACAATCTTAGGGACAAGTTTGTGTGGTATGATTTGTTGGGCGAAAGGGTTGAGAAAGTTGAGATTAGAGGTATTCCAACTTCATTTGATGTGCACTTTTATGTTGAGAGCCTTGTCCCTATTAATGGTAATGCTGTAATGATCAACAATGAGATGCCCTAA
- the LOC121220182 gene encoding probable serine/threonine-protein kinase PBL17, giving the protein MGICISSNKQKLNQLKHGQSRRKKSPEIRTETQGSNEIKTQTVVPLTPARDVKDLRQNPGYDNVCIFTYEETRLATNEFRPDHIIGEGGFGVVYKGVIDEKVKPGYPTTVVAVKELNPDGFQGDREWLAEVNYLGQFSHPNLVKLIGYCCEGDHRLLVYEYMESGSLERHLFRRTDCSLTWSKRMRIALGAAKGLAFLHGAGRPVIYRDFKSSNVLLDADFNAKLSDFGLAKDGPMGDQTHVSTRVMGTHGYAAPEYVMTGHLTARSDVYGFGVVLLELLIGRRVMDKGKIGPECNLVEWARPLLHHKKKLIKILDPKMEGQFSPRSALKVAHLAYLCLSENPKGRPLMSQVVECLETIQVKDINQEEALLLKGSRHGVGTINEVPRKSPRTTTRKRNPNRSESYKDGCKQRNEPGKGRSQSEPPTKVHLSEPSSSEAEDKVENVAEVSSKRIT; this is encoded by the exons ATGGGGATTTGTATTAGCAGTAATAAACAGAAGCTGAACCAACTTAAACACGGCCAATCTCGCAGGAAGAAGAGTCCAG AAATAAGAACAGAAACGCAGGGATCAAATGAAATCAAAACTCAAACCGTCGTTCCTTTGACACCTGCCAGGGATGTCAAAGATCTCCGGCAGAATCCTGGATATGACAATGTTTGCATATTCACATATGAGGAGACAAGGTTGGCTACAAACGAATTCCGGCCGGACCATATCATCGGTGAAGGAGGATTCGGGGTTGTTTATAAAGGAGTCATAGATGAGAAGGTGAAGCCTGGTTACCCAACTACTGTAGTCGCCGTTAAGGAGCTTAATCCTGATGGGTTCCAAGGTGATAGAGAATGGCTG GCTGAAGTCAACTATTTAGGGCAATTCAGCCATCCAAATCTTGTGAAGCTCATCGGATACTGTTGTGAAGGTGATCATCGGTTGCTTGTCTATGAATACATGGAAAGTGGAAGCCTCGAAAGACATCTTTTTCGAA GAACCGATTGTAGTTTGACTTGGTCGAAAAGAATGAGGATTGCTTTAGGTGCGGCAAAAGGGCTTGCTTTCCTTCATGGTGCTGGAAGACCTGTCATATACCGAGACTTCAAGTCGTCCAACGTCTTGCTCGATGCA GACTTTAATGCAAAGTTGTCGGACTTTGGACTCGCAAAGGATGGGCCAATGGGAGACCAAACCCATGTTTCAACACGAGTGATGGGAACACACGGTTATGCTGCTCCTGAATATGTTATGACTG GCCATTTAACAGCAAGGAGCGATGTCTACGGGTTCGGAGTAGTATTACTAGAGTTGCTGATCGGACGAAGAGTGATGGATAAGGGAAAGATTGGCCCAGAGTGTAACCTAGTCGAGTGGGCTCGACCACTCTTGCACCATAAAAAGAAGCTTATAAAGATCCTAGACCCTAAAATGGAAGGACAATTCTCACCTAGATCTGCACTGAAAGTAGCCCATTTGGCCTACCTATGCCTTAGTGAAAACCCAAAAGGACGACCTCTAATGAGCCAAGTGGTCGAATGTCTCGAGACGATTCAGGTAAAAGATATTAACCAAGAGGAGGCATTGCTTCTCAAAGGGTCTCGCCATGGCGTTGGAACCATAAATGAAGTTCCCCGTAAGTCCCCCAGGACAACTACGAGAAAGAGAAATCCTAATAGAAGTGAAAGTTACAAAGATGGATGCAAACAAAGAAACGAACCTGGAAAAGGGAGAAGCCAAAGTGAACCGCCAACAAAGGTTCATCTTTCCGAGCCATCGAGTTCTGAAGCCGAAGATAAGGTAGAAAATGTAGCTGAAGTGTCTAGCAAAAGAATTACCTGA